One window of the Endomicrobium proavitum genome contains the following:
- the yqeK gene encoding bis(5'-nucleosyl)-tetraphosphatase (symmetrical) YqeK translates to MKNLEEEIFKYLSEHLSPKRFEHSFAVSKLAVELAAKNGENIYSAQTAGLLHDCAKFMQGKDFLGFFKNRTKPKYFNEIKKYAPELLHGNAAAFIAKEKFAVKNKDILSAIANHTFGRENMSKLEKIIFIADSVSEDRKYKNASKIRALAKKDLDKAFVEVLKHKIYFVINNEKWFCAQTLDTWNFYAAK, encoded by the coding sequence ATGAAAAATCTTGAAGAAGAAATATTCAAATATCTATCCGAACATTTAAGCCCGAAACGTTTTGAGCATTCTTTTGCCGTGTCAAAACTTGCGGTAGAGCTTGCGGCAAAAAACGGCGAAAATATTTACAGCGCGCAAACCGCGGGGCTTTTACATGACTGCGCAAAATTTATGCAGGGTAAAGATTTTCTCGGGTTTTTTAAAAACAGAACAAAACCGAAATACTTTAACGAAATAAAAAAATACGCGCCGGAACTTCTTCACGGCAACGCTGCGGCGTTTATTGCAAAAGAAAAGTTTGCCGTAAAAAATAAAGATATTTTAAGCGCAATAGCCAACCATACTTTCGGCAGAGAAAATATGTCAAAACTTGAAAAAATAATTTTTATAGCGGACTCCGTTTCGGAAGACAGAAAATATAAAAACGCGTCAAAAATAAGAGCGCTTGCGAAGAAAGATTTAGATAAAGCTTTTGTAGAAGTGTTAAAACATAAAATATATTTTGTAATAAATAACGAAAAGTGGTTTTGCGCCCAAACGTTAGACACATGGAACTTTTATGCCGCAAAATGA
- the nadD gene encoding nicotinate (nicotinamide) nucleotide adenylyltransferase translates to MKKIAIFGGSFDPVHNAHVQIAKLAVQSFGLDKIIFVIAYAPAHKTKQYADISDRSKMLELAVNGLPKTEISFFEAEQKTTVYSYQTLDHFQNLYPNDEIFMIIGSDSLLELPAWKNINYLAQKYKFIVAKRPNTEISKDTPYYNRCIFIETPAKDISSTEIRKMISQNDKKAAELLDDKVYGYIKEHNLYMMAK, encoded by the coding sequence ATGAAAAAAATTGCAATTTTCGGCGGCTCGTTTGATCCTGTTCATAATGCGCATGTCCAAATTGCAAAACTTGCCGTCCAATCTTTCGGGCTTGATAAAATTATATTTGTTATCGCCTACGCTCCTGCTCATAAAACCAAACAATACGCGGATATTTCCGACAGAAGCAAAATGCTGGAGCTTGCCGTAAACGGTTTGCCTAAAACAGAAATAAGTTTTTTTGAAGCAGAGCAAAAAACAACCGTTTACTCTTATCAAACGCTTGACCATTTTCAAAATCTTTATCCGAACGATGAAATATTTATGATAATAGGTTCCGACTCTCTTTTGGAACTGCCCGCGTGGAAAAACATAAACTATCTTGCCCAAAAATATAAATTTATAGTCGCAAAACGTCCTAATACCGAAATTTCAAAAGATACGCCTTATTACAACAGATGCATTTTTATTGAAACTCCGGCTAAAGATATTTCGTCAACAGAAATAAGAAAAATGATTTCGCAAAATGATAAAAAAGCCGCGGAACTTTTAGATGACAAAGTTTACGGCTATATAAAAGAACACAATTTATATATGATGGCAAAGTGA
- a CDS encoding glutamate-5-semialdehyde dehydrogenase — protein sequence MENNELKQKVLSQAASAKDASRALAVMTAQQKSKILLAMADALSKNAKDILFHNEIDVEAAKEAGLAAVLTDRLTLNEARVNAMIQGVRDVAALKDPVGEIVEDLKPAQNIDVKKIRVPLGVIAMIYEARPNVTVDAATLCLKAGNAVILKGGSEAMNSNRILAKIIYDSAVAAGMPAGAIQFIDTTDRSAVTELLALDKYVDLLIPRGSEELVNFIRKNTLIPVLSHGKGLCHTYIDKDADLKTALEIAVNAKCQRPAVCNAMETLLVHKDVAAEVLPAICKLYSEEGVEVRGCPLARNIIPEAKEAVEADWSTEYHDKIISIKVVNSLDEAIAHINKYGSQHSDAIVTKDKSAADKFLAQVDSAGVFVNASTRLHDGSVFGLGCEIGISTQKLHARGAMGLKELTTTKYIVRGQGNIRK from the coding sequence ATGGAAAACAATGAATTAAAACAAAAAGTGTTGTCGCAGGCCGCAAGCGCAAAAGACGCTTCGCGCGCGCTTGCCGTTATGACTGCCCAGCAGAAAAGTAAAATACTTTTAGCTATGGCCGACGCTTTATCTAAAAACGCCAAAGATATACTTTTTCATAATGAAATAGACGTTGAAGCCGCAAAAGAAGCGGGGCTTGCCGCGGTTTTAACGGATCGTCTCACTCTTAACGAAGCGCGCGTTAACGCAATGATACAAGGCGTTAGAGATGTTGCCGCGCTTAAAGACCCCGTCGGCGAAATTGTTGAAGATTTAAAACCTGCCCAAAATATTGACGTAAAAAAAATAAGAGTTCCTCTTGGCGTTATAGCTATGATTTACGAAGCGCGTCCTAACGTTACCGTTGATGCGGCTACGCTTTGCCTTAAAGCCGGCAATGCCGTAATTTTAAAAGGCGGTTCGGAAGCCATGAATTCCAACAGAATTTTGGCAAAGATAATTTATGATTCTGCTGTTGCCGCCGGCATGCCTGCGGGCGCAATACAGTTTATAGACACTACCGACAGAAGCGCCGTAACGGAACTTTTGGCGTTAGATAAATATGTAGATTTGCTTATTCCCCGCGGAAGCGAAGAGCTGGTAAATTTTATCCGCAAAAATACTTTAATACCTGTTTTGTCGCACGGTAAAGGTTTGTGTCACACATATATAGATAAAGATGCGGATTTAAAAACCGCGCTTGAAATTGCCGTTAATGCAAAATGTCAGCGTCCTGCGGTTTGCAATGCTATGGAAACTTTGCTTGTGCATAAAGATGTTGCCGCCGAAGTTTTGCCTGCAATATGCAAACTTTATTCCGAAGAAGGCGTTGAAGTTCGCGGATGTCCTTTGGCGCGCAATATTATTCCCGAAGCTAAAGAAGCTGTAGAAGCGGATTGGAGCACCGAATATCACGATAAAATTATTTCAATAAAAGTTGTAAATTCTTTAGATGAAGCTATTGCGCATATAAACAAATACGGTTCGCAGCATTCCGACGCTATTGTTACAAAAGATAAATCTGCCGCCGATAAATTTTTGGCGCAGGTCGATTCTGCAGGCGTTTTTGTCAACGCGTCCACAAGACTTCACGACGGCAGCGTTTTTGGACTTGGCTGCGAAATAGGCATTTCCACACAAAAACTTCATGCCCGCGGAGCAATGGGTTTGAAAGAATTGACTACTACAAAATACATTGTTAGAGGTCAAGGCAACATAAGAAAATAA
- a CDS encoding META domain-containing protein, translating into MKKLNVLKSVLAVAVVLSLFFAACSKASSGLSVFKENVEGKTWQLIIVESAQKSGTLIFDREKIDRKKFSDVYTIKFDDKKASGKAAPNRYSAPYEAGKDFSITFKPAASTLMAAISTPKGLSEQDYFQLLKNVSAWKLNGEHQLILYSGDKTLIFEEISAQ; encoded by the coding sequence ATGAAAAAATTAAATGTTTTAAAATCCGTTTTAGCGGTTGCGGTTGTGTTGTCTTTGTTTTTTGCGGCTTGTTCTAAAGCTTCTTCGGGATTATCGGTTTTTAAAGAAAACGTGGAAGGAAAAACGTGGCAGTTAATAATAGTAGAGTCGGCGCAAAAAAGCGGAACTTTAATTTTTGACAGAGAAAAAATTGACCGTAAAAAATTCAGCGATGTTTATACAATTAAATTTGACGATAAAAAAGCTTCCGGAAAAGCCGCTCCAAACAGATATAGCGCGCCTTACGAAGCCGGCAAAGATTTCTCAATAACATTTAAGCCCGCAGCGTCAACGCTTATGGCGGCAATTTCTACTCCAAAAGGGCTTAGCGAACAAGATTATTTTCAACTCTTAAAAAATGTTTCAGCTTGGAAATTAAACGGAGAGCATCAGCTGATTTTATACTCGGGCGATAAAACCCTTATTTTTGAAGAGATATCCGCACAATAA
- a CDS encoding aconitate hydratase, translating to MNVAKKIISKHLVSGKMEAGAEIALKIDQTLTQDATGTMAYLQFEAMGVAKVKTELSVSYVDHNTLQSGFENADDHKFLQTIASKYGIVFSPAGNGICHQVHLERFGVPGKTLIGSDSHTPTGGGIGMLAFGAGGLDVACAMAGQPFYITMPKIIKVNLTGKLRDWVSAKDIILELLRLETVKGGRGKIYEFAGAGVKTLTVPERATITNMGTELGATTSIFPSDEITKDFLARQGRISAWTEIIADDQKDYDGEIVIDLSTLEPLIAQPHMPDKVVKVKDIKGIKVDQVGIGSCTNSSLSDMLLTAEVLKGKKINKNVSFVVSPGSRQVLAMLSQSGALFNIIESGARVLESACGPCIGMGQAPKSGAVSFRTFNRNFEGRSGTKDAKVYLCSPEVALAAALSGEAADPSEYFGAKPKIKTPEKFLVDDAQFQQPEADGSKVEVVKGPNIVSLKQFAFDLTTDVVVALKVGDNISTDHILPAGAKILPYRSNLPKISEFTFGAVDADFAKRASKIPNGVIVGGENYGQGSSREHAALAPRFLNIKIVLTKSFARIHLANLINFGIIPLTFDNPADYDKINQGDNFSFSRAKDILENGEDFNILIAGKGIKIKANYNLTQRQKGILLAGGLLNWIKEKASK from the coding sequence GTGAACGTTGCAAAAAAAATTATTTCTAAACATTTGGTCAGCGGCAAAATGGAAGCCGGCGCGGAAATTGCGCTTAAAATAGATCAAACGCTTACGCAAGACGCTACGGGCACAATGGCGTATTTGCAGTTTGAAGCTATGGGAGTTGCGAAAGTAAAAACCGAACTTTCCGTAAGCTATGTTGATCACAACACTTTGCAAAGCGGTTTTGAAAACGCCGACGACCATAAATTTTTGCAGACTATAGCTTCAAAATACGGAATAGTTTTTTCTCCCGCGGGCAACGGCATTTGCCATCAGGTTCATTTGGAAAGGTTTGGCGTTCCCGGAAAAACTTTAATAGGTTCGGACTCGCACACTCCCACGGGCGGCGGAATAGGCATGCTTGCTTTCGGCGCCGGCGGTTTAGACGTTGCCTGCGCAATGGCGGGGCAGCCGTTTTATATTACAATGCCGAAAATTATTAAAGTTAATCTTACCGGAAAATTAAGAGACTGGGTCAGCGCAAAAGATATTATTCTTGAACTTTTAAGACTTGAAACCGTTAAAGGCGGCCGCGGGAAAATTTACGAGTTTGCAGGCGCCGGCGTGAAAACGTTAACGGTTCCGGAAAGAGCCACAATAACAAACATGGGCACGGAGCTTGGCGCAACAACAAGCATTTTTCCGTCGGATGAAATAACGAAAGATTTTCTTGCCCGTCAAGGCAGAATCTCTGCGTGGACGGAAATTATTGCCGACGATCAAAAAGATTACGACGGCGAAATTGTTATAGATCTTTCAACTTTAGAGCCGCTTATTGCCCAGCCTCACATGCCGGACAAAGTTGTAAAAGTTAAAGATATTAAAGGTATAAAAGTAGATCAGGTTGGAATAGGTTCTTGCACCAACTCTTCTCTTAGCGATATGCTTTTAACCGCGGAAGTTTTAAAGGGCAAAAAAATAAATAAAAACGTAAGCTTTGTTGTTTCTCCCGGGTCTCGTCAGGTTTTGGCTATGCTTTCGCAAAGCGGAGCGCTGTTTAATATTATTGAAAGCGGCGCAAGAGTTTTAGAAAGCGCGTGCGGCCCGTGCATAGGCATGGGGCAGGCGCCAAAAAGCGGAGCTGTTTCTTTTAGAACGTTTAACAGAAATTTTGAAGGCCGCAGCGGCACCAAAGACGCTAAAGTTTATTTGTGCAGCCCCGAAGTTGCGCTTGCCGCGGCTCTCTCGGGCGAGGCCGCCGACCCAAGCGAATATTTCGGAGCAAAACCTAAAATAAAAACGCCGGAAAAATTTCTTGTTGACGACGCGCAATTTCAGCAGCCGGAAGCGGACGGTTCTAAAGTTGAAGTTGTAAAAGGTCCAAATATCGTTTCGTTAAAACAGTTTGCTTTTGATTTAACTACGGACGTCGTGGTGGCTTTAAAAGTTGGCGATAATATTTCCACCGATCATATTTTACCGGCGGGCGCAAAAATTTTGCCTTACCGTTCAAACCTGCCGAAAATTTCGGAATTTACTTTCGGCGCCGTTGACGCCGATTTTGCAAAAAGAGCTTCAAAAATTCCCAACGGAGTTATTGTAGGCGGCGAAAATTACGGACAGGGTTCATCAAGAGAACATGCCGCGCTTGCTCCGAGATTTTTAAATATAAAAATAGTTCTTACAAAATCTTTCGCAAGAATACATTTGGCAAACTTAATAAATTTCGGAATAATTCCGTTAACTTTTGACAATCCGGCAGATTACGATAAAATAAATCAGGGCGATAATTTTTCATTTTCACGCGCAAAAGATATTTTAGAAAACGGCGAAGATTTTAATATTTTAATAGCCGGTAAAGGCATAAAAATAAAAGCCAACTACAACTTAACGCAAAGACAAAAAGGAATTCTGCTTGCCGGCGGATTGTTAAATTGGATTAAAGAAAAGGCAAGTAAATAA
- a CDS encoding radical SAM protein, giving the protein MPFFISMTRNKIMINAKIKRYLKTLTGSKFGFALPKLGLVNYAKGFILPRSSTVKASSCLPVLLSLSVTTRCNLNCSFCVGDKSIEGVNTDMSAEFVNKLLNLKISKGLLIAGLTGGEPLLNKEIFEIIKTIKKRKLRCGMITNGTLLNIENVFALLKAGVDEIQLSVYDNTIEKLKEVIPGISKKITVNASYVLLKSVLEQNPNRPLEIINFCKNIGCNSVKFNICQPYKGETSETIFDDFTAYADFVSKNKKKNFGIDVFYPAAVKREIKNKKDKKCLIPWQQLLVNAAGAYTMCCDFYGRNEDPAMRGNIFDANAGNTPELVDIRKKLLSDNCEVHKYCKNCPMLSGAFASRL; this is encoded by the coding sequence ATGCCTTTTTTCATTTCAATGACAAGAAATAAAATTATGATAAACGCTAAAATAAAGAGATATTTAAAAACGCTTACAGGTTCTAAATTTGGATTTGCTTTGCCAAAGCTTGGGCTTGTAAATTATGCGAAAGGTTTTATTTTACCGCGCAGCTCAACTGTTAAAGCGTCTTCCTGTTTGCCTGTTTTGCTGTCGCTGTCTGTTACAACGCGCTGCAATTTAAATTGCTCTTTTTGTGTGGGCGATAAATCTATAGAAGGCGTAAATACGGATATGTCCGCGGAGTTTGTAAACAAACTTCTGAATTTAAAAATATCAAAAGGGCTTCTTATTGCGGGGCTTACCGGCGGCGAGCCGCTGCTTAATAAAGAAATTTTTGAAATTATAAAAACAATAAAAAAACGCAAACTAAGATGCGGAATGATTACAAACGGAACGTTGCTAAATATTGAAAATGTGTTCGCGCTTTTAAAAGCCGGAGTTGACGAAATTCAATTGTCGGTTTATGATAATACCATAGAAAAACTCAAGGAAGTTATTCCTGGAATTTCAAAAAAAATTACGGTAAACGCTTCTTATGTTTTATTAAAAAGCGTTTTAGAACAAAATCCTAACCGTCCGTTAGAAATAATAAATTTTTGTAAAAACATAGGCTGCAACTCCGTAAAGTTTAATATTTGCCAGCCTTACAAAGGCGAAACGTCCGAAACAATTTTTGACGATTTTACTGCGTATGCTGATTTTGTTTCTAAAAATAAGAAGAAAAATTTCGGCATAGACGTTTTTTATCCTGCGGCGGTAAAAAGAGAAATAAAAAATAAAAAAGATAAAAAATGTTTAATTCCGTGGCAGCAGCTTTTAGTAAACGCCGCCGGAGCTTACACAATGTGCTGCGACTTTTACGGCCGCAACGAAGACCCTGCAATGCGCGGAAATATTTTTGACGCTAACGCGGGCAATACTCCGGAGCTTGTAGATATTCGCAAAAAATTATTAAGCGACAATTGCGAAGTTCATAAATACTGCAAAAACTGTCCGATGCTTTCGGGCGCGTTTGCATCAAGATTGTAA
- a CDS encoding glycosyltransferase family 9 protein, with protein sequence MKFKTEIFLDRFIGHIACFFLGVSAWCLGKILKRDHSVKQENVRVIAVAKYFGMGSITHAVPMLRALKSRYPKAKLIFITRKNNKQIIDLISYIDKAFYIKDKSLIALAASSVLLIFKLQREKVDLFFDLEVFSAYGVLISLLSLARNRLGFFFAHSTNFKTWLHTHLMYFNFQMPLRLSYMQLARLGGASPQASIDLEPFNLNSAVLKSCKKRLNKIIKNKGKKIIGINVNASELSFARRWSLENFAKVASYFADNGYGVLLFGSAQEKYYAQQLFDFLSKPSENIYNIAGKFPLPEVLALLPICDAFLTNDSGLMNLAYAQNAKVVALYGANSPQFVHIDNGVNEAVYKKSFCSPCLYIFDDSPCATDVVCMKNITVNNVISAVSKVLQTPAAKIKPTSRECIVVNKELNYVMGTLKIK encoded by the coding sequence ATGAAATTTAAAACAGAGATTTTTTTAGACAGATTTATAGGTCATATCGCGTGCTTCTTTCTTGGCGTAAGCGCGTGGTGTTTAGGTAAAATTTTAAAACGCGACCACAGCGTAAAACAAGAAAATGTGCGGGTTATAGCGGTTGCAAAATATTTTGGCATGGGCAGCATTACGCATGCAGTGCCTATGCTTCGCGCTTTAAAAAGTAGATATCCTAAAGCAAAACTTATTTTTATAACCAGAAAAAATAATAAGCAGATAATAGATTTAATTTCCTATATAGACAAAGCGTTTTACATAAAAGATAAATCTCTTATTGCTCTTGCGGCAAGCAGCGTTTTACTTATTTTTAAATTACAGCGCGAAAAAGTAGATTTATTTTTTGATTTGGAAGTTTTTTCGGCATATGGAGTTTTAATAAGTTTGCTTTCTTTGGCGCGCAACAGGCTTGGCTTTTTCTTTGCGCATTCAACAAATTTTAAAACGTGGCTGCATACGCATTTAATGTATTTTAATTTTCAAATGCCTTTGAGGCTTTCTTACATGCAGCTTGCGCGTTTGGGGGGGGCGTCGCCCCAAGCGTCTATAGATTTAGAACCTTTTAATTTAAACTCCGCGGTTTTAAAATCTTGTAAAAAACGCCTAAATAAAATTATCAAAAACAAAGGCAAAAAAATAATAGGAATAAACGTTAACGCTTCCGAACTTTCTTTTGCCAGACGCTGGAGTTTGGAAAATTTTGCAAAAGTAGCGTCTTATTTTGCAGATAACGGTTACGGCGTGCTTTTGTTCGGCTCTGCGCAGGAAAAATATTACGCACAACAGTTGTTTGATTTTTTAAGCAAACCGTCGGAAAATATTTATAATATTGCCGGCAAATTTCCGCTGCCGGAAGTTTTGGCGCTGCTTCCTATTTGCGATGCGTTTTTAACAAACGATTCCGGACTTATGAATTTGGCTTATGCGCAAAACGCAAAAGTTGTTGCGCTTTACGGCGCAAATTCTCCGCAATTTGTGCACATTGACAACGGCGTAAACGAAGCCGTTTATAAAAAAAGTTTTTGCAGCCCGTGTTTATATATTTTTGACGACAGCCCGTGCGCAACGGATGTTGTATGCATGAAAAATATAACGGTTAACAATGTCATCAGCGCGGTTTCAAAAGTTTTACAAACTCCCGCTGCGAAAATAAAACCGACAAGCCGGGAATGCATAGTGGTAAATAAAGAATTAAATTATGTTATGGGCACGCTCAAAATAAAATAA
- a CDS encoding tetratricopeptide repeat protein, with translation MENTNSGVSFLKKYQTILLAALVFAVAFLVYANTINYKLTDLDDENFIHNYAYKYQPASAFSEAFKQNVLFGGPTPYYRPVLSLSFVTSYKIAGQSESFAHFVNVLLHALCALLLFVFLRHYLFDDKISFLAAALFALHPLTIYTAAWIPGRNDSLFFINFILAFTFFIEYLNTKKFGFILLNALFTLLCFFTKESGLAVAFIFIFYYITHFKKYGKLDLKKSAICIALWIITMSIFWIARKAAMGPAGVQGLNLRPDNIRMFFDYYASAIFMTTPFRALYGTIEPYFYPLGIFAAGLTVFFAFFKKNKEQKYENFFWLTLPLIMLAPNLIGERLWFQGNRMYVPLFAIIILFFSFLQPYLKTKKTAAQTVIAVIFVIAVIGTLNGSAGFKNSLTFWNKMINESAYEHITAKKFRVTAYIKNGDTQTAAKEALYIAQISRFSDPEIMYLLGLAFLQNGNYKEAIQVYEMLISNGQMLIPPTYASLVLAYSYENNKQKAEYYFGELVKTLNASPNDALGYLQSYKAYLQSQKGQALRK, from the coding sequence ATGGAAAACACGAATTCAGGCGTATCGTTTTTAAAAAAATATCAAACTATTTTGCTGGCAGCGTTAGTTTTTGCCGTTGCATTTTTAGTTTACGCAAACACCATAAACTATAAACTTACAGATTTGGACGACGAAAATTTTATACATAATTACGCTTACAAGTATCAGCCTGCGTCGGCTTTTAGCGAAGCTTTTAAACAAAACGTTTTGTTTGGCGGTCCCACGCCTTATTACAGACCGGTTTTATCTTTGTCTTTTGTAACAAGCTATAAAATTGCGGGGCAGTCTGAAAGTTTTGCGCATTTTGTAAACGTATTGCTTCACGCCTTATGCGCGCTTTTGCTGTTTGTATTTTTAAGGCATTATCTTTTTGACGATAAAATATCTTTTTTGGCTGCAGCGTTATTTGCGCTGCATCCTCTTACAATTTACACCGCGGCGTGGATTCCCGGGCGAAACGATTCTTTATTTTTTATAAATTTTATTTTGGCGTTTACGTTTTTCATAGAATATCTTAATACGAAAAAGTTTGGTTTTATACTGCTTAACGCTTTATTTACTTTGCTTTGCTTTTTCACAAAAGAGTCGGGGCTTGCGGTTGCGTTTATATTTATTTTCTACTACATAACTCATTTTAAAAAATACGGAAAATTAGATTTAAAGAAATCGGCAATCTGCATAGCATTGTGGATTATTACAATGTCAATTTTTTGGATTGCGCGAAAAGCGGCAATGGGCCCGGCCGGCGTGCAGGGGCTTAACTTAAGGCCCGACAATATAAGAATGTTTTTTGATTATTACGCGTCCGCAATTTTTATGACTACGCCTTTCAGGGCGTTATACGGCACAATTGAACCGTATTTTTATCCGCTTGGAATTTTTGCCGCGGGGCTTACCGTTTTCTTTGCGTTTTTCAAAAAAAACAAAGAACAAAAATACGAAAATTTCTTTTGGCTGACGCTTCCGTTAATAATGCTTGCGCCGAATTTAATTGGCGAAAGATTGTGGTTTCAGGGAAACAGAATGTATGTTCCGCTGTTTGCGATAATAATTTTGTTTTTCTCTTTTTTGCAGCCTTATTTAAAAACAAAGAAAACTGCCGCTCAAACCGTTATTGCAGTTATATTCGTTATAGCGGTTATTGGAACTCTCAACGGCAGCGCCGGCTTTAAAAACAGCTTAACTTTCTGGAATAAAATGATTAATGAAAGCGCTTACGAACATATAACCGCAAAAAAATTCCGCGTTACCGCTTACATAAAAAACGGCGATACGCAAACTGCGGCAAAAGAAGCGTTGTATATTGCTCAAATCAGCCGTTTTAGCGACCCTGAAATTATGTATTTATTAGGTTTGGCATTTTTGCAAAACGGAAATTATAAAGAAGCCATTCAAGTTTATGAAATGCTTATTTCAAACGGACAAATGCTTATACCGCCGACATACGCAAGCCTTGTTTTGGCGTATTCTTATGAAAACAACAAACAAAAGGCGGAATATTATTTCGGCGAACTTGTAAAAACATTAAACGCTTCGCCCAATGACGCGCTTGGATATTTGCAATCTTACAAGGCTTATCTGCAATCGCAAAAGGGACAGGCGTTAAGAAAATAA